One part of the Methylobacterium mesophilicum SR1.6/6 genome encodes these proteins:
- a CDS encoding molybdopterin-dependent oxidoreductase translates to MLGLFQRKDRLIVHGKAPYNAEPPLDRLRAAFLTDQADFYVRSHGDIPDLDADGYRLTVDGMVAMPLELSLAELKARFAQATVTAVMQCAGNRRADMLAVAPVSGDPWAPGAIGNAEWTGVRLAEVLRAAGIDADEERYVAFESHDRIADTDTRFGASIPLAKALAPETLLAFAMNGEHLAPEHGHPLRVVVPGFAGIRSPKWLARITVQDRPSDNPMQADDYKLFPPDVTAETADPAHGITIEAMPLNSAICEPARGASLTAGRHAIRGYAIASDRAVARVDVSTDGGRSWAQARIERDADAPYAWTFWEIERELTTGEHELAVRAWDSAGQTQPAAPDDTWNYKGYLSAAWHRVRVTVA, encoded by the coding sequence ATGCTCGGCCTGTTCCAGCGCAAGGACCGCCTCATCGTCCACGGAAAGGCGCCCTACAACGCCGAGCCGCCGCTCGATCGCCTGCGGGCGGCGTTCCTCACCGACCAGGCCGACTTCTACGTCCGCAGCCACGGCGACATCCCGGACCTCGACGCCGACGGCTACCGCCTGACCGTCGACGGGATGGTCGCCATGCCGCTCGAACTCTCCCTCGCGGAACTCAAGGCGCGCTTTGCGCAAGCCACCGTCACGGCGGTGATGCAATGCGCCGGCAACAGACGGGCCGACATGCTGGCGGTGGCGCCTGTCTCCGGCGACCCGTGGGCGCCTGGTGCCATCGGCAACGCGGAATGGACCGGCGTGCGGCTCGCCGAGGTGCTGCGCGCGGCCGGCATCGATGCAGATGAAGAGCGCTACGTCGCTTTCGAGAGCCACGACCGGATCGCGGACACGGACACGCGCTTCGGCGCCTCGATCCCGCTCGCCAAGGCGCTGGCCCCCGAGACGCTGCTTGCCTTCGCGATGAACGGCGAGCATCTCGCCCCCGAGCACGGCCATCCGTTGCGTGTGGTGGTGCCGGGATTTGCCGGCATCCGCAGCCCGAAATGGCTCGCCCGGATCACGGTGCAGGACCGGCCCTCCGACAACCCCATGCAGGCCGACGACTACAAGCTGTTTCCGCCCGACGTGACGGCCGAGACCGCCGACCCGGCCCACGGCATCACCATCGAGGCGATGCCGCTCAACAGCGCGATCTGCGAGCCCGCCCGCGGCGCGTCCCTGACGGCCGGCCGGCACGCGATCCGCGGCTACGCCATCGCCAGCGACCGCGCGGTCGCCCGCGTCGACGTCTCGACGGATGGCGGCCGTAGCTGGGCGCAGGCCCGGATCGAGCGCGATGCCGACGCGCCCTACGCCTGGACGTTCTGGGAGATCGAGCGCGAGTTGACGACGGGCGAGCACGAGCTCGCAGTGCGGGCCTGGGATTCCGCCGGCCAGACCCAGCCGGCCGCCCCCGACGATACCTGGAACTACAAGGGCTACCTCAGCGCCGCCTGGCACCGGGTGCGGGTGACCGTCGCTTGA
- a CDS encoding YidH family protein, whose product MPPNAPRVRLAEDRTVLAAERTFVAWLRTGLAFLGIGLAAQRFLREVLAVWPLKVLSLTLIACALTSFAGAVWRDRAIRARLAHSEIPMMPRLLTIGIAALLIAIAGLAATALLWA is encoded by the coding sequence ATGCCCCCCAACGCCCCGCGGGTGAGGCTCGCCGAGGACCGGACCGTGCTGGCGGCCGAGCGCACCTTCGTCGCGTGGCTTCGCACCGGGCTCGCGTTCCTCGGCATCGGCCTTGCCGCGCAGCGCTTCCTGCGGGAAGTGCTGGCGGTCTGGCCGCTGAAGGTGCTGTCGCTGACGCTGATCGCCTGCGCGCTCACCTCGTTCGCCGGCGCCGTGTGGCGGGACCGGGCGATCCGGGCGCGACTCGCCCATTCCGAGATCCCGATGATGCCGCGCCTCCTCACCATCGGGATCGCGGCCCTGCTGATCGCGATCGCGGGCCTCGCGGCCACCGCCCTGCTCTGGGCGTGA
- a CDS encoding DsrE family protein codes for MLAVVLAMMGIGTVRAGSEAPAGYYADQKVVYHNGGGGPDGAAYFKRLLANLRNHVEAVGKAHVEIRVVSLGDGIGLFQSAANDKELAGRVDALKGMGVRFLVCANTLRERKIDRTTLYGVGEDDLVPSGVAELARLQGIGFAYIHP; via the coding sequence ATGCTTGCGGTCGTCCTCGCGATGATGGGCATCGGGACGGTCCGTGCCGGCTCGGAGGCGCCGGCCGGCTACTACGCGGACCAGAAGGTGGTCTACCATAACGGCGGAGGCGGCCCGGACGGAGCAGCCTACTTCAAGCGCCTGCTGGCCAACCTGCGCAACCACGTCGAGGCCGTGGGCAAGGCGCATGTCGAGATCCGCGTGGTAAGCCTCGGCGACGGGATCGGCCTCTTCCAGTCGGCCGCGAACGACAAGGAACTCGCCGGCCGCGTCGACGCCCTCAAGGGAATGGGCGTCCGGTTCCTGGTCTGCGCCAACACACTGCGCGAGCGAAAGATCGACCGCACCACCCTGTACGGCGTCGGCGAGGACGACCTCGTGCCAAGCGGCGTCGCCGAACTGGCACGCCTGCAGGGCATAGGGTTCGCCTACATCCATCCGTAA
- a CDS encoding adenylate/guanylate cyclase domain-containing protein, whose amino-acid sequence MARSSQSSSEAVAQATAWLMGPGRETADAAALLDGFSACLSGLGLPLARATTHAPTLHPSFRWVMRVWHPGASSLAVRRRHGIETTPIFHGNTVEHVVETRTPFQCRLDGDGPLPFPVLGELRNEGLTDYLIAPLRAARGRMGAASWATVRPGGLTPIEIDTLLALIEPFSLLFEIKALDDMLGAVLSAYVGRDPARQILAGTVRRGDVRLMRAAMMLTDLRGFGELSDRQSPDRVVAALNRMFDAIVPAVEEEGGEVLKYIGDGLLAVFDADRDEAEARRAALRAAEAALDALATLRDGHRPAFEVGVALHVGEVAYGNIGGGDRVDFTAIGRDLNVLARVERLCKTYDTPLIATDTFLDGLAHSLEPLGTVALRGFAERHALFGHRRTTAVEAPAARR is encoded by the coding sequence GTGGCACGTTCGTCCCAATCTTCATCCGAGGCAGTCGCGCAGGCGACGGCATGGTTGATGGGTCCGGGGCGCGAAACGGCCGACGCGGCTGCCCTTCTCGATGGGTTCAGTGCGTGCCTCTCGGGGCTCGGCCTGCCGCTAGCCCGCGCCACCACCCACGCGCCGACCCTGCATCCGTCGTTCCGGTGGGTGATGCGCGTCTGGCATCCAGGAGCGTCGAGCCTAGCTGTGCGCCGTCGCCACGGCATCGAGACAACGCCGATCTTTCACGGCAACACCGTCGAGCACGTGGTCGAGACGCGGACCCCATTCCAATGCCGTCTCGACGGAGATGGGCCGCTGCCGTTTCCCGTGCTTGGCGAGCTTCGCAACGAGGGTCTGACCGACTACCTCATCGCGCCGCTGCGCGCCGCGCGTGGACGCATGGGTGCCGCCTCCTGGGCGACAGTGAGACCGGGCGGGTTGACGCCGATCGAGATCGACACGTTGCTGGCGCTTATCGAGCCGTTCTCGCTGCTGTTCGAGATCAAGGCGCTCGACGACATGCTCGGCGCGGTCCTGAGCGCCTATGTCGGGCGCGACCCGGCGCGGCAAATCCTGGCCGGCACAGTTCGGCGCGGCGACGTACGCCTCATGCGGGCCGCGATGATGCTGACCGACCTGCGTGGGTTCGGCGAACTATCCGACCGGCAAAGCCCCGATCGTGTCGTGGCCGCCCTCAACCGGATGTTCGACGCCATCGTGCCAGCCGTCGAGGAAGAAGGCGGCGAGGTGCTGAAGTATATCGGCGACGGGCTACTGGCCGTGTTCGATGCCGATCGCGACGAGGCCGAAGCGCGCCGTGCCGCCTTGCGTGCCGCCGAGGCCGCACTCGATGCGCTTGCGACTTTGCGCGACGGCCATAGACCCGCCTTCGAGGTCGGTGTCGCACTTCATGTCGGAGAAGTCGCCTACGGCAATATCGGCGGCGGCGACCGGGTCGATTTCACGGCGATCGGCCGAGATCTGAATGTGCTCGCCCGTGTCGAGCGCCTGTGCAAGACATATGATACCCCGCTCATCGCCACCGACACCTTCCTCGACGGCCTCGCGCATTCCCTCGAACCGCTCGGCACCGTCGCCCTGCGCGGTTTCGCCGAACGTCACGCCCTGTTCGGGCATCGCAGGACCACGGCAGTTGAAGCACCGGCGGCCCGACGTTGA
- a CDS encoding molybdopterin-dependent oxidoreductase translates to MHGLDRPTNRRLVLGGLGLGSLGAALPAWAKGTVRLPLPGGPDERALTTAFPGKGEMILQRTHPPLLETPFSVFDEGVFTPNDRFYVRWHWASIPTEVDAGTFRLKVHGHVEKELSLSLDAIAGLPRFEIAAVNQCSGNSRGLFEPRVPGAQWANGSMGNARWTGVRLKDVLEKAGVKAGAVQVRFSGLDEPVVGDAPDFKKSLDLDHANDGEVMIAYAMNGEQLPLLNGFPLRLVVPGWYSTYWVKMLSDIEVLDKPDDQYWMKTAYRIPDVPGANIKPGQTGFKTVPINKMVPRSFVTNLQDGAKVAAGTPLAVRGIAFGGDCGVKAVEFSGDGGATWLPAQLGADEGPYSFRRFEGSLPALAAGTHTVKVRCTNTNGVAQPTDRVWNGAGFMQNGIETVSFQAA, encoded by the coding sequence ATGCACGGACTGGACAGACCGACGAACCGCCGCCTCGTGTTGGGTGGACTCGGGCTCGGCAGCCTTGGAGCCGCGCTGCCGGCCTGGGCCAAGGGCACTGTGAGGCTTCCTCTGCCGGGCGGCCCGGACGAGCGGGCGTTGACCACCGCCTTTCCTGGCAAGGGCGAGATGATCCTGCAGCGCACCCATCCTCCGCTACTGGAAACGCCGTTTTCGGTGTTCGACGAGGGCGTGTTCACTCCCAACGACCGCTTCTACGTGCGCTGGCACTGGGCCTCGATCCCGACCGAGGTCGATGCCGGCACCTTCCGTCTGAAGGTCCACGGTCATGTCGAAAAGGAGCTCTCGCTCTCCCTCGATGCCATCGCCGGCCTGCCGCGCTTCGAGATCGCCGCGGTCAACCAATGCTCGGGCAACTCCCGCGGGTTGTTCGAGCCGCGGGTGCCCGGCGCGCAATGGGCGAACGGCTCGATGGGCAACGCCCGCTGGACCGGGGTGCGCCTCAAGGACGTGCTCGAAAAGGCCGGCGTGAAGGCCGGTGCCGTACAGGTGCGCTTCAGCGGTCTCGACGAGCCGGTCGTGGGCGACGCGCCGGACTTCAAGAAGTCGCTCGATCTCGACCACGCCAACGATGGCGAGGTGATGATCGCCTACGCGATGAACGGCGAGCAATTGCCGCTTCTCAACGGCTTCCCGCTCCGCCTCGTGGTGCCGGGCTGGTACTCGACCTACTGGGTCAAGATGTTGTCGGACATCGAGGTGCTGGACAAGCCCGACGACCAGTACTGGATGAAGACCGCCTATCGTATCCCGGACGTCCCGGGCGCCAACATCAAGCCCGGCCAGACCGGCTTCAAGACGGTGCCGATCAACAAGATGGTACCGCGCTCGTTCGTCACCAATCTGCAGGACGGCGCCAAGGTCGCGGCCGGAACGCCGTTGGCCGTACGCGGCATCGCCTTCGGCGGCGATTGCGGGGTGAAGGCGGTCGAGTTCTCCGGAGACGGCGGGGCGACGTGGCTTCCAGCACAGCTCGGCGCGGACGAGGGCCCCTACAGCTTCCGCCGCTTCGAGGGCAGCCTGCCGGCGTTGGCCGCCGGCACCCACACGGTGAAGGTCCGCTGCACCAATACCAACGGCGTCGCGCAGCCCACGGACCGGGTCTGGAACGGGGCTGGCTTCATGCAGAACGGTATCGAGACCGTGTCCTTCCAGGCCGCTTGA
- a CDS encoding histidine phosphatase family protein: MVRHGQSVANQFGLFTELLDSPLTEEGLMEAEAARRRLAKRSWRFSDAFTSTLTRAVVSGWLIIDALGQPGLIPNASPRSTSGTKTTDKTTADARWGAERIKTWRCSYAETPPNGEILRDTVARIVPCYLRSILPAIMGRDVLVVAHGNCLRALVMALEDLSPAEVEHLELATGSVRIYEFAADMTIKARCIDG, from the coding sequence CTGGTCCGGCATGGCCAGAGCGTAGCCAACCAATTCGGTCTATTCACGGAATTGCTGGACTCGCCCTTGACCGAGGAGGGCCTGATGGAAGCCGAGGCAGCCAGACGGCGTTTGGCCAAGCGCAGCTGGCGCTTTTCCGATGCCTTCACCTCGACGCTGACGCGGGCCGTCGTGAGCGGCTGGCTTATCATCGATGCGCTCGGGCAACCCGGCTTAATCCCCAACGCTTCGCCGCGCTCGACGAGCGGGACTAAGACGACCGACAAGACCACCGCCGATGCGCGCTGGGGGGCGGAGCGGATCAAGACCTGGCGCTGCTCATACGCCGAGACGCCGCCGAACGGTGAGATCCTGCGCGATACCGTCGCCCGCATCGTGCCATGCTACCTCCGATCCATCCTACCCGCGATCATGGGCAGGGACGTGCTCGTCGTCGCCCATGGTAATTGCCTACGGGCCCTCGTTATGGCGCTCGAAGACCTCAGCCCGGCGGAGGTCGAGCACCTCGAACTCGCGACGGGCTCCGTCAGGATCTATGAGTTTGCCGCGGACATGACGATCAAGGCCCGCTGCATCGACGGCTGA
- a CDS encoding LysR family transcriptional regulator, translating to MTLDQLRIFVAVAERQHVTRAAEALNLVQSAVSTAIANIEGRHAAKLFHRVGRGIELTEAGRVFLVEARAVLARAEAAELVLADLSGMRRGTLALFASQTIASDWLPRHLVAFRRAYPEIAIRLAVGNTTDAADAVRAGQAELGFVEGALDDPTLASTTIAQDKLVLVVAPNHPFAGATALAPEDLAGADWVLREAGSGTRSAFEAALTEAGLALGQLRVTLELPSNEAVRAAVEAGGGAAVLSETVVAAALRTGTLVRAAFALPSRPFRVLRHKERYRSRAADALLDLIATADAG from the coding sequence ATGACCCTCGACCAGCTCCGCATTTTCGTGGCCGTGGCGGAGCGGCAGCACGTGACCCGGGCTGCCGAGGCGCTGAACCTCGTCCAATCGGCGGTCAGCACGGCGATCGCCAACATCGAGGGGCGGCACGCGGCCAAGCTGTTTCACCGGGTTGGCCGCGGGATCGAGCTGACCGAGGCGGGGCGTGTGTTCCTCGTCGAGGCCCGCGCCGTGCTCGCCCGCGCCGAGGCCGCCGAACTGGTGCTCGCCGACCTCAGCGGCATGCGGCGTGGGACGCTGGCGCTTTTTGCCAGCCAGACCATCGCCAGCGACTGGCTGCCTCGCCACCTCGTCGCCTTCCGCCGGGCCTACCCTGAGATCGCTATCCGCTTGGCGGTGGGCAACACCACCGACGCCGCCGACGCGGTGCGCGCGGGGCAGGCCGAACTCGGCTTTGTCGAGGGGGCGCTGGACGACCCGACGCTCGCAAGCACGACCATCGCCCAGGACAAACTCGTCCTCGTGGTCGCCCCAAACCATCCCTTCGCCGGGGCGACCGCCCTCGCACCCGAAGACCTCGCCGGGGCCGACTGGGTGCTGCGCGAGGCGGGATCGGGAACCCGCTCCGCCTTCGAGGCTGCGCTCACGGAGGCCGGCCTCGCCCTAGGCCAACTCCGGGTCACGCTCGAACTGCCCTCGAACGAGGCTGTACGCGCCGCCGTCGAGGCCGGGGGCGGGGCCGCCGTCCTGTCCGAGACCGTGGTCGCCGCAGCGCTTCGAACCGGGACCCTGGTGCGGGCGGCGTTCGCCCTGCCGAGCCGGCCGTTCCGGGTGCTGCGCCACAAGGAGCGCTACCGCAGCCGGGCCGCCGACGCGTTGCTCGACCTGATCGCGACGGCGGATGCGGGATGA
- a CDS encoding beta-propeller fold lactonase family protein, with protein MTHIRTSLRALLAGAALLLAQGQPGSAAGFDGAIKNNALALNAAGTVAAVSNSEESAVVVYDVAKGTVLRRLDGFVTLRNIVFAPDGARFYVSDSGTGRITVYETATGKEAGVLAAGPGAFGTVLSADGGKLYVNNEAASTLTVFDTKTMLAEAVIPGFAQPRQGVKLSPDGKTVFVTNFLGDKITLVDTATNKITGEIAGFDKLRAISITKDGKTLFAANSGRNTIGVVDVAARKVTSEVEVGKDPYGAALTPDGRFVYSGNLKDNSLSVIDTGTLKVVATVTGLNEPRQAIAFSADNAYAYVLNRDLSVAVVDRAKNAVVSTMKP; from the coding sequence ATGACCCATATCCGCACCAGCCTCCGCGCCCTCCTCGCCGGAGCTGCCTTGCTTCTCGCCCAGGGCCAGCCCGGGTCCGCCGCCGGTTTCGACGGCGCGATCAAGAACAACGCCTTGGCGCTGAACGCTGCCGGGACCGTCGCCGCGGTGTCGAACAGCGAGGAGAGCGCCGTCGTCGTCTACGACGTCGCTAAAGGCACGGTCCTGCGCCGCCTCGACGGCTTCGTCACGCTCCGTAACATCGTGTTCGCACCGGACGGCGCCCGCTTCTACGTCTCCGACAGCGGCACCGGCCGGATCACGGTCTACGAGACCGCCACCGGCAAGGAAGCCGGCGTTCTCGCCGCCGGGCCCGGGGCCTTCGGCACCGTGCTCTCGGCCGACGGGGGCAAGCTCTACGTCAACAACGAGGCCGCGAGCACGCTGACCGTGTTCGACACCAAGACCATGCTCGCGGAGGCCGTGATCCCAGGCTTCGCGCAACCGCGCCAGGGCGTGAAGCTGTCGCCCGACGGCAAGACCGTGTTCGTGACGAACTTCCTCGGCGACAAGATCACGTTGGTCGATACCGCCACCAACAAGATCACCGGCGAGATCGCTGGGTTCGACAAGCTGCGCGCCATTTCGATCACCAAGGACGGAAAGACGCTGTTTGCCGCCAACAGCGGCCGCAATACTATCGGTGTGGTCGATGTCGCCGCCCGCAAGGTCACCTCCGAGGTGGAGGTGGGCAAGGACCCCTACGGAGCCGCGCTGACACCGGACGGTCGCTTCGTCTATTCCGGCAACCTCAAGGACAACTCACTCTCGGTGATCGACACCGGCACCCTCAAGGTCGTCGCCACGGTGACCGGCCTGAACGAGCCGCGCCAGGCGATCGCGTTCTCGGCCGACAACGCCTACGCCTACGTCCTCAACCGCGATCTCAGCGTCGCCGTGGTCGATCGCGCGAAGAATGCGGTGGTCTCGACAATGAAGCCCTGA
- a CDS encoding anti-sigma factor family protein, which yields MSGDPRPVGEDDLHGLIDGRLEPERLALVEAWLKGNPARAAEVSADRALRERLRARLAPTAEEAIPARLRVANIRPRHRLVGAGWFPMAAAAVLCLTLGGAGGWVGHALLGGPATAMVAEAPATQDAVAAFRTFVVEVVHPVEVRADEKPHLVTWLSKRLGHAVAAPDLAAQGFRLMGGRLLPAGTESAAMLMYDDDRGTRLTLYSRVGNGDGRTLFRFAREGDIAAFSWVDGGMSYVVTGRTDEARLLTVAQAVDAHVRGLAPDRRQP from the coding sequence ATGAGCGGGGATCCACGCCCGGTCGGCGAGGACGACCTGCACGGCCTGATCGACGGCCGCCTCGAACCGGAGCGGCTGGCGCTGGTCGAGGCATGGCTCAAAGGAAACCCCGCGCGTGCGGCCGAGGTCTCGGCGGATCGCGCCCTGCGCGAGCGCCTGCGTGCTCGCCTCGCGCCGACCGCCGAGGAGGCAATCCCAGCGCGGCTCCGGGTTGCCAACATTCGCCCGCGACATCGGTTGGTCGGCGCGGGCTGGTTCCCCATGGCGGCTGCAGCCGTGCTCTGCCTCACGCTCGGCGGTGCCGGCGGCTGGGTCGGCCATGCCCTGCTCGGCGGGCCCGCGACGGCGATGGTGGCGGAGGCACCGGCGACGCAGGACGCGGTCGCGGCCTTTCGCACCTTCGTGGTCGAAGTGGTGCATCCGGTGGAGGTGCGCGCTGACGAGAAGCCCCACCTCGTGACGTGGCTCTCGAAACGCCTCGGTCATGCGGTCGCGGCCCCCGATCTCGCGGCGCAAGGGTTTCGCCTGATGGGCGGGCGGTTGCTGCCGGCCGGCACCGAATCCGCGGCGATGCTGATGTACGACGACGATCGCGGAACCCGCCTGACGCTCTACAGCCGCGTCGGAAACGGCGATGGGAGGACGCTCTTCCGCTTCGCCCGAGAGGGCGACATCGCTGCCTTCTCCTGGGTCGATGGCGGCATGTCCTACGTCGTCACCGGCCGCACCGACGAGGCCCGGCTGCTCACCGTCGCGCAGGCGGTCGATGCGCACGTCCGCGGCCTCGCGCCGGATCGTCGGCAGCCATGA
- a CDS encoding YeiH family protein codes for MRALAGTRAILPGLSLCVAVTAAAVGFEAVETHLFGRAWLEALVLAILLGSAIRTAWTPSQRFFPGIAFGAKTVLEIAVVLLGASLSLATILAAGPGLLFGIAGVVVVAILSSYGIGRALGLHSRMAILVACGNSICGNSAIAATAPVIGADGEDVAASIAFTAVLGVLVVLGLPLLVPLLGLSPMQYGVLAGLTVYAVPQVLAATAPVAALSVQVGTLVKLVRVLMLGPVVLMLSLGASSLREETDEAAPAVTAGDRPARGGLAIQRLVPWFILAFLALAGLRSAGLIPQIALAPMSETANVLTVVSMAALGLGVDVRSVAKAGARVTLAVVASLLALGAVSLGLIHVLGLV; via the coding sequence ATGCGTGCTCTGGCCGGCACGAGAGCTATCCTTCCGGGACTGAGCCTCTGCGTGGCGGTAACCGCCGCAGCGGTCGGCTTCGAGGCCGTCGAGACGCATTTGTTCGGTCGCGCTTGGCTCGAAGCCCTGGTGCTGGCGATCCTACTCGGGAGCGCGATCCGCACCGCCTGGACCCCGTCGCAGCGTTTCTTTCCCGGCATCGCCTTCGGGGCCAAGACCGTGCTGGAGATCGCGGTCGTACTGCTCGGCGCGTCGCTCAGCCTCGCGACGATCCTCGCCGCCGGCCCGGGCCTGCTCTTCGGCATCGCGGGCGTCGTCGTGGTCGCGATCCTGTCGAGCTACGGCATCGGCCGGGCGCTCGGGCTGCATTCGCGAATGGCAATCCTCGTCGCCTGCGGCAACTCGATCTGCGGCAACTCGGCGATCGCCGCCACCGCCCCGGTGATCGGCGCCGACGGCGAGGACGTCGCCGCCTCCATCGCCTTCACCGCGGTCCTGGGCGTGCTGGTGGTGCTCGGCCTGCCGCTGCTGGTGCCGCTGCTCGGCCTGTCGCCGATGCAGTACGGCGTGCTTGCCGGCCTCACCGTCTACGCCGTGCCGCAGGTCCTCGCCGCCACCGCGCCGGTCGCGGCGCTCAGCGTCCAGGTCGGAACCCTGGTGAAGCTCGTCCGGGTGCTGATGCTCGGGCCGGTCGTTCTGATGCTCTCGCTCGGTGCGAGCTCGCTGCGCGAGGAGACCGACGAGGCCGCGCCTGCCGTCACCGCCGGCGACCGCCCGGCCCGCGGTGGCCTCGCGATCCAGCGCCTGGTGCCGTGGTTCATCCTCGCCTTCCTGGCGCTCGCGGGACTTCGCTCGGCCGGGCTGATCCCGCAGATCGCCCTCGCGCCGATGTCGGAGACCGCCAACGTGCTGACCGTGGTCTCGATGGCGGCGCTCGGCCTCGGGGTCGACGTGCGCAGCGTCGCCAAGGCCGGGGCGCGGGTGACCCTCGCTGTGGTCGCCTCGCTCCTTGCCCTCGGCGCCGTCAGCCTCGGCCTGATCCATGTGCTCGGCCTCGTCTGA
- a CDS encoding IS1182 family transposase: protein MTRFVRGSDRHQIALLPHRLDDYVSEDNSVRVVDAFVDELDLAGLGFAGVMPAATGRPGYHPATLLKLYLYGYLNQVASSRRLEREAGRNVEVMWLTGRLAPDFKTIAGFRRDNGPAIQAACRQFVILCRQLGLLAGGVVALDGSRFKAVNTRDRNFTPAAVRRRIEQVEASIARYLAALDTADRQEDEVACARKVRIAERLDALRTRMRELQAMERLVEAAPDRQISLADPDARAMATSGKGTGMVGYNVQAVVDTEHHLIVAHEVTNIGHDRTQLAHMSRQGQAATGHGALSVLADRGYFSGEEILACEQVGISVTLPRPLTSGAKAEGRFGKQDFVYEPEADAYRCPAGERLSYRYTNVEGGLTLRRYWTTACQGCAIKAHCTPAEERRVTRWEHEAVLEAVQRRLDKDPHAMRTRRQTVEHVFRTLKGWMGATHFRMRRLRNVATEMSLQVLAYNLKRVMAILGTGPLLSALRA from the coding sequence ATGACGCGGTTCGTGCGTGGTTCGGATCGTCACCAGATCGCACTTCTGCCGCATCGCCTGGACGATTACGTGTCTGAGGACAATTCTGTTCGCGTCGTCGATGCGTTCGTGGATGAACTCGATCTTGCGGGCCTTGGTTTTGCTGGTGTGATGCCGGCCGCGACGGGCAGGCCCGGCTATCATCCCGCGACACTGCTGAAGCTCTACCTCTACGGCTACCTCAATCAAGTCGCCTCCAGCCGCCGCCTGGAGCGTGAGGCCGGCCGCAACGTCGAGGTGATGTGGCTGACCGGCCGGCTCGCCCCCGACTTCAAGACCATCGCCGGCTTCCGACGCGACAACGGCCCAGCGATACAGGCTGCCTGCCGCCAGTTCGTGATCCTGTGCCGCCAACTCGGCCTCCTGGCCGGCGGTGTCGTGGCTCTCGACGGCAGCCGCTTCAAAGCGGTGAACACGCGCGATCGCAACTTCACCCCGGCGGCGGTCCGGCGCCGCATCGAGCAGGTCGAAGCGAGCATCGCGCGCTATCTCGCCGCCCTCGACACCGCCGACCGCCAGGAGGACGAGGTCGCATGCGCACGCAAGGTGCGCATCGCGGAGCGTCTGGATGCTTTGCGGACGCGAATGCGCGAACTGCAGGCGATGGAGAGGCTCGTCGAAGCTGCGCCTGATCGGCAGATCTCGCTGGCCGATCCGGACGCGCGGGCGATGGCCACGAGCGGCAAGGGCACAGGGATGGTTGGCTACAACGTTCAGGCGGTCGTCGACACCGAGCATCATCTGATCGTCGCGCACGAGGTGACAAACATCGGGCACGACCGCACCCAGCTGGCGCACATGAGCCGCCAGGGGCAGGCAGCAACCGGGCATGGAGCGCTCAGCGTGCTGGCGGACCGCGGCTACTTCTCGGGCGAGGAGATCCTGGCCTGTGAGCAGGTCGGCATCTCGGTGACGCTGCCCAGGCCGCTGACCTCGGGCGCCAAGGCGGAGGGGCGCTTCGGCAAGCAGGACTTCGTCTACGAGCCGGAGGCGGATGCCTACCGGTGTCCAGCCGGCGAGCGGCTTTCCTATCGCTACACCAACGTGGAGGGTGGACTGACGCTACGCCGCTACTGGACGACGGCCTGTCAGGGCTGCGCGATCAAGGCGCATTGCACGCCGGCCGAGGAGCGGCGGGTGACGCGGTGGGAGCACGAGGCGGTGCTGGAAGCCGTGCAGCGCCGGCTCGACAAGGATCCCCACGCGATGCGTACGCGCCGCCAGACGGTCGAGCACGTGTTCAGGACGCTCAAGGGCTGGATGGGAGCGACCCACTTCCGGATGCGGCGGTTGCGGAACGTGGCGACCGAGATGAGCCTGCAGGTCCTGGCCTACAATCTGAAGCGGGTGATGGCGATCCTCGGCACCGGACCACTTCTAAGCGCCCTCCGGGCGTGA
- a CDS encoding c-type cytochrome codes for MTPIRSAALSVALILSPLVAVAAPAPEPMRFTSQSIEMPTSDRIFPDGPGAEAVNNNCLACHSTGMVLTQPKLSKAQWTETVNKMIHVYKAPVDQADVQTIVDYLTALKPTP; via the coding sequence ATGACCCCGATCCGCTCTGCGGCACTCAGCGTCGCGCTCATACTGTCTCCCCTGGTGGCGGTCGCCGCCCCGGCTCCCGAGCCGATGCGCTTCACCTCGCAATCGATCGAGATGCCGACCTCCGACCGGATCTTCCCCGACGGGCCGGGGGCGGAGGCGGTCAACAACAACTGCCTCGCCTGCCACTCGACCGGGATGGTGTTGACCCAGCCCAAGCTCTCGAAGGCGCAGTGGACCGAGACCGTGAACAAGATGATCCACGTCTACAAGGCGCCAGTCGATCAGGCCGACGTGCAGACCATCGTCGACTACCTCACGGCGTTGAAGCCGACGCCCTGA